The sequence TTCTGAGCCTGGGCTGTGCCAGAAAAGCAGAGAGCAATGACTAACCCACACCCGAGCACGCATCTACTGAACCAGGAACGGCGCCTGGTCGATTCCTTCGCCAATGGCACGACCTGAAGATGAGTCCGTAAAGGGGATTGCGACTTCATCGAAAGCACCTCAAGGCTGGTAGGAGTAAGCATCATAATTGCTGGTGGAATCGAGTGACCTATCGGTCAGTGCAGGCGGCTAACGGTCTTGGCCTGAGCGGCGGCGCAGCCGTCCGTCTCCAGGCCGGTGTTAGCCGGCAAGTCGTGATCTTGGAGTTACGCATCCTTCCATCGCTCAAGGCCCTTCACGTAGATCTTGGGCAGGCCGACTTCAACTGCGGCTTGGATCATCACTTTGAGATAGTCGGCATCCGGCGAAAGACCCTGCTCGTCAGGATAAGACACATAAGTCCAGGCGTAGCCAACATCGCCTTGGCCATTTGCGACCGGAACAGCAATTCGAACATATGCATCCGGATCTTCGATCTCATCCATCTTGTCAAGATCGCTCCTTGAAATATGCCAAAGCACTCCCAGAACTACGTCGTGGTGGGGATCCCCCAGTTCCACACTTGCAACCGAGCCTTGACGGTACGATCCCTTACGATTGAATGTAAGCCTGAACCCTTCTAGCCTGCCTAGATCGACATACGCCGCAGTCGGGCAGCGCTCCCTGATCTGGCGGGCCGACATATTCGAGCCGTATGCGAAATAGAGCTCCATCAAGCAGACTCCGCGACTTCATCCAACTCATCCTTGGTTCTCACTGGCTTCACTGACTTGTAGTTCTTCATGGCTAGCACGTTCTTCCTCATGCGTCTCGCGAGGTCTTTTCTTCCGTGGATGAACATTCCTGTAGAGGCAACTCTCACTTTGGAATCCTCAAGGTCCCGCTCGGCTGAGAGCATCAATTCTACCACATTGCTCCGCCTCGCCTGGTCGATAACACACACGCTTGCAATATCTTGTTGCGCCTTGTTGTCCACAATGTAAAGGTGGAAGTAATCTGGGAAATCCTCAAGTAGTCTCCCGAGCAATTCGGCCCACTGCGGATTTAGCGGCCTGAGGGTCTGGAAACGCGTTATGTGAACATCTCTCGCCAGCGCGCCCCTCATCGCCTCGTGATAGTTTTTGGCGATCCTTGGCCCATCGGATCCCTTGAACTCAAAACCTTCGCCGGTTACAATTATTTCTTCTCGAGCCCCGTTGATTCGCTCCTTGAAGTACTCATAGAAATTGCGATTCAGCTGCTCACTTTCAGGCTCAAAGATCTTGATCTTTCTCAGCTGCCCGAACTGTTTGAGTCGAAGCGCTTGCGCGCCGATAGCTGTTGCCAGGATTCCGGAAACGATTCCAATCAGGAGTTCAGAGATCATTCTTCGTCTTCGTCCCTATTCTGTTGCAGTGTTATAGCATCGAATTCACTGGAAGTGGCATGCGCCGGCTAACATTAAGCGCTCTATGTGACATCACCGCGTAGCGAGCCCCTCTGATCACCCCACCTCCCGATGTCATATAGAGCGCGGTTGGACGAAACCGCGGGCCGAGCGGCCGGGCCGACTATGGGGATTCAATCGGTCTTTGCGACAGGCGGAGAGCAGGAAACGCCGTCGTAGGAGCCTGCCAGGGGCTCGCGACTCTCTGCTTGGACGCTGCTTCACGGCTACCTCCGGATCGTGAATCGATACTTTGACGATTGCTAGAGTGAAAGTATACCGCAAGTTTCGACTACGGGCGCACCCCTCCCTGTGTCCATGAGCACGGACCTCTCGGGGCAAAGCACGAAGAGACCTCAAGCAGCACGACACGGCGGGGCCCTCTCTCGGAGCAAGGCTGCGGGAGCTTCCCGGCGACTCACCCGCCCCACGATCCGTAGGTTTCCCTCTCCGCAGTGCGGGCAGGCCCACGACGGTGGCGAGGCCTCTTCCACAGGCACCCCCTCCGGCGGCGAAGCCCCCAAAGCCTCGCGACAGAGTCGTAGGGCCTCGGCTCGGTGCCGATTGGCCAGCAGGCCGTAGTAGCGGATGCGGACGAAGCCGGAGGGTAGGACGTGCTGGAGGAAGCGGCGGATCAGCTCTTCGGCGCGGAGGCGTAGCAGCCGCCACCGGCCGCCGTGGCGGTAGTCCTTGTAGGTCAGCACGACGGTGTCGCTCTCCATCCGTAGCAGGCGCTGGTTGGAGAGGGCGACGCGGTGGGTGTAGCGGGAGAGATATTTGAGCACTCTCTCCGGCCCGGCGAAGGGTGGCTTGCAGTAGACCACCCACTCCTGGTTGTAGAGAGCATCGAGGAAGCTCTGGAAGGTCTCCGGATCCGCGAGATGCTCCACCTTTCCGACCCAGGCGAGCTCGCCAGCAGCTCGGGCGGCCTGGAGGCCGGCCAGGTACTTGCCACGAAAGACTCGGGACAGCACCCGCACCGGCAGCAGATACCCGCGGCGGGACGGGATCCAGCGGTCTCCCGTTGGCGACAGGCCTCCTCCCGGCACGATGCAGTGGACGTGGGGATGATGGGTCAGCTGCTGGCCCCAGGTGTGGAGCACCGCCAGCACGCCCAGTCGGGCGCCCAAGCGTTTTGGACTCGTAGCCACCTCGAGGAGCGTCTGGGCGGCGCAGCGAAACAGCAGGCTGTAGAGCGGCTTTGGATTCCGGAGCGCCAGAGGACCTAGCTCCGCGGGTAGGGTGAAGACCACGTGGAAGTAGTCGACGGGGAGGAGCTCCCGTTGACGAGCCTCCAGCCAGCGCAGCCGCTCTGCCCCTTGGCACTTCGGACAGTGCCGATTGCGGCACGAGTTGTAGGCCACCCGACGCTCGCGGCAGTGGTCACACTCGTAGACGTGACCGCCCAGCTCGGCGGTCCGGCAGTGTTCGATGGCCGACATCGCCCGCAGGTGTTCCAGCGGCAAGCGCCCCGCGTGTTGCTCGCGGAAACGATCTCCGTAGGACCGGAAGATGTCCGCCACCTCGAGGGTAGCGGCAGTAGGCACGGCGGCCTACCAAAACCGCTCGGGCGCTTCTCCGATCAGC comes from Acidobacteriota bacterium and encodes:
- a CDS encoding gamma-glutamylcyclotransferase family protein, which translates into the protein MELYFAYGSNMSARQIRERCPTAAYVDLGRLEGFRLTFNRKGSYRQGSVASVELGDPHHDVVLGVLWHISRSDLDKMDEIEDPDAYVRIAVPVANGQGDVGYAWTYVSYPDEQGLSPDADYLKVMIQAAVEVGLPKIYVKGLERWKDA
- a CDS encoding IS91 family transposase, which encodes MPTAATLEVADIFRSYGDRFREQHAGRLPLEHLRAMSAIEHCRTAELGGHVYECDHCRERRVAYNSCRNRHCPKCQGAERLRWLEARQRELLPVDYFHVVFTLPAELGPLALRNPKPLYSLLFRCAAQTLLEVATSPKRLGARLGVLAVLHTWGQQLTHHPHVHCIVPGGGLSPTGDRWIPSRRGYLLPVRVLSRVFRGKYLAGLQAARAAGELAWVGKVEHLADPETFQSFLDALYNQEWVVYCKPPFAGPERVLKYLSRYTHRVALSNQRLLRMESDTVVLTYKDYRHGGRWRLLRLRAEELIRRFLQHVLPSGFVRIRYYGLLANRHRAEALRLCREALGASPPEGVPVEEASPPSWACPHCGEGNLRIVGRVSRREAPAALLRERAPPCRAA